A section of the Estrella lausannensis genome encodes:
- a CDS encoding CDP-glycerol glycerophosphotransferase family protein — protein sequence MMENAVRACVLNQSSHIHYYDHLSPMAALLEIPFLFVEEDDMARNMRFYPGLKGEIVAFQEFNPEYLLQHYDVVLMSDLWDRHVFREKFAPLEKEYGKTMRHVHVPHGFSDKVFYIRKMANEDITFVYGDNMLDLLKSEGVYENLNQFIISGNYRYSYYKKHKEYLDQIANEDALGGLDPNKKTILYAPTWMDLEQSTTFFDSCHHLLDNAPSDYNILVKLHPRLELDDTVGFYEILGRYAKASNIFFVTDFPLIYPLLARADIYIGDMSSIGYDFLAFDRPMFFLNKDRKDPKNDRRTFLFQCGTLIEEEDFANVYRIIEKALPYDQERFSAIRKKIDRYTFGEERPFEEIRKDLFRECQTPPKK from the coding sequence ATGATGGAAAATGCCGTGCGCGCCTGCGTCCTCAATCAGTCGTCCCATATCCACTATTACGATCATCTCTCTCCCATGGCCGCGCTGCTCGAGATCCCCTTCCTCTTTGTTGAGGAAGACGACATGGCGCGCAATATGCGCTTCTATCCCGGTCTTAAAGGCGAGATCGTCGCCTTTCAGGAGTTTAACCCCGAATATCTGCTTCAACACTACGACGTTGTCTTGATGAGCGACCTATGGGACAGGCACGTCTTCCGGGAAAAATTTGCTCCTCTGGAAAAGGAGTATGGTAAAACGATGCGCCATGTCCACGTTCCCCACGGCTTTTCCGATAAAGTATTTTACATCAGGAAAATGGCCAACGAAGACATCACCTTCGTTTATGGAGATAACATGCTCGATCTGTTAAAGAGCGAGGGGGTGTATGAGAACTTAAATCAGTTCATTATCTCAGGCAACTACCGCTACTCTTATTACAAGAAACACAAAGAGTACCTCGATCAGATTGCAAATGAGGATGCGCTCGGAGGACTTGACCCGAATAAAAAGACAATCCTCTACGCCCCCACCTGGATGGATCTGGAGCAGTCGACCACCTTTTTTGACAGTTGTCATCACCTTCTGGACAACGCCCCTTCCGATTATAATATCTTGGTGAAGCTGCATCCGCGCCTTGAGTTGGATGATACTGTCGGTTTCTATGAGATCCTAGGCCGGTACGCCAAGGCGAGTAATATTTTCTTCGTGACCGATTTTCCTCTGATCTATCCGTTGCTTGCGAGAGCCGATATCTATATAGGCGACATGTCCTCCATAGGATACGACTTCCTCGCTTTCGACAGACCCATGTTCTTTCTGAACAAGGATCGAAAAGATCCAAAAAATGACAGAAGAACCTTCCTCTTCCAGTGCGGAACCTTAATTGAGGAAGAAGACTTCGCCAATGTATACCGGATTATAGAAAAAGCCCTTCCGTATGATCAGGAGCGGTTTTCGGCTATCAGAAAAAAAATCGACAGGTATACGTTTGGCGAAGAGAGGCCCTTTGAAGAGATCCGCAAAGATCTTTTCAGGGAGTGTCAGACCCCTCCTAAGAAATAA
- a CDS encoding NTP transferase domain-containing protein encodes MKAIILAAGVGSRLGNSLPKPLTELISGESILEWQIKMLKSSSCPQIIVVVGFKKELIMEKFPDVLYVYNPDYLKENTSKSLLRALSLIDEDVLWLNGDVVFHPKTIKSILSSKRAAMLVNSSKVGEEEVKYNLNSSGFIKEIAKTVSDPRGEAVGINFFPKESLGMLRDNLRSCKREDYFEYAIQLCIHQGLDVEAVECAEGDCVEIDFPEDLQRANDLVKQWDLT; translated from the coding sequence ATGAAAGCGATCATTTTGGCAGCCGGGGTAGGCAGCCGCCTGGGAAACTCCCTTCCAAAACCGCTCACCGAGCTCATCAGCGGCGAGAGCATCCTCGAGTGGCAAATAAAAATGCTCAAAAGCTCCTCTTGCCCGCAGATCATCGTCGTCGTCGGCTTCAAAAAAGAGCTGATCATGGAGAAGTTCCCGGATGTGCTCTACGTGTACAATCCCGATTATCTTAAAGAAAATACCTCAAAGAGCCTACTCAGGGCCCTCTCCCTCATCGATGAAGATGTCTTATGGCTGAATGGCGATGTGGTATTCCATCCCAAAACCATCAAATCCATCTTGAGCTCCAAAAGGGCGGCGATGCTGGTGAACTCCTCAAAGGTTGGTGAGGAGGAGGTCAAATACAACTTAAACTCCTCCGGCTTCATCAAGGAGATTGCTAAAACAGTATCCGATCCGAGAGGAGAAGCTGTCGGAATCAATTTCTTTCCGAAAGAGAGCCTCGGAATGCTTCGCGACAACCTCAGGAGTTGCAAACGGGAGGATTACTTCGAGTATGCCATCCAGCTTTGCATCCACCAAGGGCTTGACGTCGAAGCGGTCGAATGCGCAGAAGGCGACTGCGTGGAGATCGACTTTCCCGAAGATTTACAGCGGGCCAACGACCTGGTCAAACAGTGGGATCTGACTTAA
- the frr gene encoding ribosome recycling factor, translating to MGIKEQTEQGMKEAINHLTQELKNIRTGRANPGILDSISVEIYGSQMRIRDVANITVPEPRQLLITPYDKSNTSTIGKAIDKANLGFRPVVEGDVVRINFPAMDESVRKDMIKLCHKRREEAKVSIRNVRAHSNKIVREEKNGGKISEDQCVHHEKDIQTLTDKYCKIADDLSAQKEKEVSTV from the coding sequence ATGGGGATCAAAGAACAGACAGAACAGGGAATGAAAGAGGCGATCAACCACCTGACCCAAGAACTCAAAAATATTCGCACCGGCAGGGCCAATCCCGGGATTCTCGATAGCATCTCTGTGGAGATCTACGGCTCCCAGATGCGCATCCGTGATGTTGCCAACATCACCGTTCCGGAGCCGAGACAGCTTTTGATCACTCCCTACGACAAAAGCAACACTTCAACCATCGGCAAGGCGATCGATAAGGCCAACCTCGGCTTCCGTCCCGTTGTCGAAGGAGATGTTGTGCGCATCAACTTCCCTGCCATGGACGAAAGCGTCCGCAAGGATATGATCAAATTGTGCCACAAAAGACGCGAAGAGGCCAAAGTGAGCATTCGTAATGTGCGCGCCCATTCCAACAAAATCGTTCGCGAAGAGAAAAACGGCGGTAAAATCAGCGAAGATCAGTGTGTCCATCACGAAAAGGACATTCAGACCCTGACTGATAAATACTGCAAAATAGCCGACGACCTGAGCGCTCAGAAGGAAAAAGAGGTGTCTACAGTGTAA
- a CDS encoding competence protein CoiA, whose amino-acid sequence MANLTAKDAAGNTLLAPDAKRGEDYFCPECAAVVRLRLGSERRPHFFHLDPPDSCRQALKSPEHLALQLHIKHSFENQGVKANLEHRFPAINRINDVFVPEMNLGFEIQCSPMTAEEALLRIADYRRMNIDIVWVLHTMTFLKGKASSLERAIANKAHYFSSMNGKGEGEIFDLFAPLEGGMRRERGIHYPVDITTPILKSRRGSFRNERPLHFRGDLLDLLQERGLDQATTAKILFEEARWMGAKRSFEWRDLLRKGFFILKIYFDELLLSCTTGKEINDTERP is encoded by the coding sequence ATGGCAAACCTGACAGCAAAAGATGCGGCGGGAAACACTCTTCTTGCCCCAGACGCCAAACGCGGGGAAGACTACTTCTGTCCTGAATGCGCGGCGGTCGTCAGGCTGCGCCTGGGATCCGAGCGGCGGCCCCACTTCTTTCACTTAGATCCCCCGGACAGCTGCAGGCAGGCGTTGAAGAGTCCCGAGCATCTGGCGCTTCAGCTGCACATCAAACATAGTTTTGAAAACCAGGGCGTTAAAGCAAATTTAGAACACCGCTTTCCCGCAATCAACCGCATCAATGATGTCTTTGTCCCAGAAATGAACCTCGGTTTTGAGATCCAGTGCTCGCCGATGACAGCAGAAGAGGCGCTCTTGCGAATTGCCGACTATCGACGCATGAATATCGATATCGTCTGGGTTTTGCATACCATGACCTTTCTCAAAGGCAAAGCGTCCTCGCTCGAGCGAGCGATCGCTAACAAGGCACACTATTTTTCTTCGATGAACGGCAAGGGCGAAGGGGAAATCTTCGATCTGTTCGCTCCCCTTGAAGGAGGGATGCGCAGAGAGCGAGGCATTCACTACCCGGTAGATATCACGACGCCCATTCTTAAAAGTCGACGAGGCAGCTTCAGAAACGAGCGGCCTCTTCATTTCAGGGGCGACCTTCTTGATTTGCTGCAAGAGCGCGGACTAGATCAGGCAACAACCGCCAAGATTCTTTTTGAAGAGGCGCGATGGATGGGTGCCAAAAGAAGTTTTGAGTGGAGAGACCTTTTAAGAAAGGGCTTCTTTATTTTGAAAATCTATTTTGATGAGCTTCTGCTCTCGTGCACAACCGGCAAAGAGATCAATGATACAGAACGCCCATAA
- a CDS encoding UvrB/UvrC motif-containing protein: MEQNFFEDQEEKLPERPLECGECKKEISVRYTEAEKGKVTETSMCADCPNLQKKLKGSALTHHETNTAKAGLVCGDCGTSLEDFQVGHPLGCSHCYEVFADVILIELTSRAKIPLKINTTKKNQPLHMGRTPGETIEVNPSLQLIALNEALNEMLKKEEYEQAALIRDQINALSEEAEKNKKNEKKDS; the protein is encoded by the coding sequence ATGGAACAGAATTTTTTTGAAGATCAAGAGGAAAAGCTGCCGGAAAGGCCTCTTGAGTGCGGCGAGTGCAAAAAAGAGATTAGCGTTCGCTATACAGAGGCGGAAAAGGGAAAAGTCACCGAAACATCCATGTGCGCTGATTGCCCCAATCTTCAGAAAAAGCTCAAAGGATCAGCTCTTACGCATCATGAAACAAATACAGCCAAGGCGGGTCTTGTCTGTGGCGACTGTGGAACAAGCCTCGAGGACTTCCAGGTTGGGCATCCGTTAGGCTGCAGCCATTGCTACGAAGTGTTTGCCGATGTAATCCTGATCGAACTGACATCGCGCGCCAAAATCCCTCTCAAAATCAACACGACCAAGAAAAATCAGCCGCTGCATATGGGAAGAACCCCCGGCGAGACGATCGAGGTCAATCCTTCGCTTCAACTCATCGCCCTGAATGAAGCTTTAAACGAGATGTTAAAGAAAGAAGAGTATGAGCAAGCGGCCTTAATTCGGGACCAGATCAACGCCCTGTCCGAAGAGGCTGAGAAAAATAAGAAAAATGAGAAGAAAGATTCATGA
- a CDS encoding ATP--guanido phosphotransferase, which produces MKDPVRPAQFLSEKKLWDTNANKIFLASTVSLKRNIEKFNFPGKLNGDLQKTIIALVSKELAKEPGLRQMLLFPAEKAEAFDKEYLMEHFFAREKVFQAHSGEAFMIDESGSFLVLLNIDNHIEFFIVDVQGEMENSWNRLVKTETELGKSIKYAFLPRFGFLTSDPGDSGSAFEVTAYLQLTGLIHCGKIDEILESTADESFSITGLQGSPTEIIGDVLVIKNNYTLGMSEENIIASIRSLVTKLTVEEVAERTKIKSESMAEIKDRVSRAFGILVHSYQIEAIEALNAISLVKLGVDLGWFEGISFEELNLLFFNCRRAHLLSQFKDSISAEELSHRRAEFIHKTLKNVRQLI; this is translated from the coding sequence ATGAAGGATCCCGTTCGCCCGGCACAGTTTCTTTCCGAGAAAAAGCTGTGGGATACAAACGCCAACAAAATTTTTCTGGCGAGTACAGTCTCTTTAAAACGCAATATTGAGAAATTCAACTTCCCAGGCAAGCTGAACGGGGATCTGCAGAAAACGATCATCGCGCTGGTTTCTAAAGAACTGGCAAAAGAGCCCGGTTTGCGGCAAATGCTCCTTTTTCCCGCGGAAAAGGCCGAAGCGTTTGACAAGGAATACCTGATGGAGCACTTTTTCGCCCGGGAGAAGGTGTTTCAGGCCCACAGTGGAGAGGCCTTCATGATCGATGAGTCAGGAAGCTTTCTTGTCCTGCTCAATATCGACAACCACATCGAGTTTTTCATTGTCGACGTGCAAGGGGAAATGGAAAACTCCTGGAACCGTTTAGTCAAGACGGAAACGGAACTTGGAAAGTCGATCAAATATGCTTTTTTGCCCCGCTTCGGCTTTCTCACATCCGATCCCGGCGACTCCGGAAGCGCTTTCGAGGTCACAGCCTACCTTCAGCTCACCGGGCTGATCCACTGCGGTAAGATCGATGAGATCTTGGAGTCGACGGCCGATGAGTCGTTTTCAATCACAGGCCTTCAGGGCAGCCCGACAGAGATCATCGGCGATGTCTTAGTCATCAAAAACAACTACACATTGGGGATGAGCGAAGAGAATATCATCGCCTCTATCCGTTCTTTAGTCACCAAGCTCACTGTCGAAGAGGTGGCCGAACGCACCAAGATCAAGTCGGAATCGATGGCGGAAATCAAAGACCGTGTCAGCCGCGCTTTTGGCATTTTAGTTCACTCCTATCAGATTGAGGCGATCGAGGCGTTGAATGCGATCAGCCTGGTGAAGCTGGGAGTTGATCTGGGATGGTTTGAGGGCATCTCTTTTGAGGAGCTGAACTTACTGTTTTTCAACTGCCGCCGAGCGCATCTTCTGAGTCAGTTTAAGGATAGCATTTCAGCTGAGGAGCTATCGCACAGAAGAGCCGAATTTATCCACAAGACGCTGAAAAATGTTCGTCAGCTGATTTGA
- a CDS encoding RluA family pseudouridine synthase yields MEWTVEEEDNLLSSLGKKYPDSSKATLRKMVAEGRVVVGRAVATSPLHPLMRGQKVKVLAKKSFLEGDVKLLYSDKDIAIVDKPYGLLTVATDFQADKTMHALLKRHFPKARVFPVHRLDQDTSGLLVFALNEGARDFLKEEFEKRRPKRRYLAVVEGQPDPSEGEWRSYLREDANYVVKNTSDQTEGKLAVTHYKTVKRGRTFSLLELKLETGRKNQIRVHCQMAGVPVVGDKKYGSTKNPFHRLMLHAFELTLNHPKTGKSMKFESAVPEEFYSI; encoded by the coding sequence ATGGAATGGACGGTTGAAGAGGAGGATAATTTACTCTCCTCTCTTGGAAAAAAATACCCGGATAGCTCGAAGGCTACCTTAAGAAAAATGGTCGCCGAAGGCAGAGTGGTGGTGGGCAGAGCGGTGGCAACCTCTCCTCTTCATCCTCTGATGAGGGGACAGAAGGTGAAGGTTTTGGCTAAAAAGAGCTTTTTGGAAGGGGATGTCAAGCTGCTTTACAGCGATAAGGACATCGCCATCGTGGATAAGCCCTATGGCCTGCTTACGGTAGCCACCGATTTTCAGGCCGATAAAACTATGCACGCCCTGCTGAAGAGACATTTTCCCAAAGCGCGTGTCTTTCCCGTCCACCGGCTTGATCAAGACACCTCGGGTCTGCTCGTCTTTGCCCTGAACGAGGGAGCGAGAGATTTTTTGAAAGAGGAGTTTGAAAAGAGGCGTCCCAAGAGACGGTATCTGGCAGTCGTTGAAGGGCAGCCCGACCCATCCGAGGGCGAGTGGCGCTCGTATCTGCGGGAAGATGCCAACTATGTCGTCAAGAACACCAGCGATCAGACGGAGGGAAAGCTTGCGGTCACCCACTATAAGACAGTCAAAAGAGGAAGGACGTTTTCTCTTCTTGAGCTTAAGCTGGAGACGGGCAGGAAAAACCAGATCCGCGTCCATTGTCAGATGGCAGGGGTGCCGGTTGTCGGCGACAAAAAATACGGCTCGACAAAAAACCCATTCCATCGTTTGATGCTGCATGCTTTTGAGCTGACTTTGAATCATCCCAAGACGGGGAAAAGCATGAAATTTGAATCCGCGGTACCCGAGGAATTCTATTCGATATGA
- the pyrH gene encoding UMP kinase: MEQRIKPKRVLLKLSGEILMGEKPFGIEAESCEKLAVAIKMMKQQGMETALVIGGGNIFRGVRLKEIGIEQTPADHMGMLSTMMNGIALERALVAQGTKAKVLSAVPCPPIVEQYEWRKALDLLSQGTTLIFVGGTGNPYFTTDSAAALRASEIQADLLLKATKVDGIYTKDPIKHPDAKRFETITYGQILADKLEVMDATAIALCRSSRIPIFVFNMAKLFSQPFETILQEKNGTLVSGD, encoded by the coding sequence ATGGAGCAAAGAATAAAACCGAAGAGGGTGCTGCTCAAGCTTTCGGGCGAAATCCTGATGGGAGAAAAGCCCTTTGGGATCGAAGCGGAAAGCTGCGAGAAGCTGGCTGTCGCCATCAAAATGATGAAGCAGCAAGGGATGGAAACAGCCCTTGTGATCGGTGGAGGCAATATTTTCCGCGGTGTGCGTCTCAAAGAGATCGGCATCGAGCAGACGCCGGCAGATCACATGGGAATGCTTTCCACAATGATGAACGGAATCGCCCTCGAACGGGCGCTGGTGGCTCAAGGGACCAAGGCCAAAGTTCTAAGCGCCGTCCCTTGCCCCCCAATAGTGGAGCAGTACGAGTGGCGTAAAGCGCTCGATCTGCTTTCCCAGGGAACGACCCTGATCTTTGTGGGGGGGACAGGCAATCCCTATTTCACCACCGATAGCGCCGCTGCCCTAAGAGCAAGCGAGATTCAGGCGGATCTTCTGCTAAAGGCCACAAAAGTGGACGGCATCTATACCAAAGATCCTATCAAACATCCGGATGCCAAAAGGTTTGAGACCATCACCTACGGGCAGATTCTTGCCGACAAACTGGAAGTCATGGATGCGACGGCTATCGCGTTATGCCGAAGCAGCCGCATCCCGATCTTTGTCTTCAATATGGCTAAGCTTTTCTCGCAGCCATTTGAAACGATTTTACAAGAAAAGAATGGAACCCTAGTAAGTGGAGATTAA
- a CDS encoding ATP-dependent DNA helicase → MPSIREANNILFEEEMLELLGSEGPFSVAYKNFEAREEQKQMLLDVTKAFNEARIALVEAGTGTGKSLAYLLPAILWAIKTGERVLIATKTINLQEQLFIKDIPLIKRALDIDFKAVLVKGMGNYLCLRRLKESMEELLLFPDDTGKDLVRIEAWSHSTLDGTKKDLPLYPSPDLWEKVSAERDACSKDKCPNYKDCFFYKARKEAMDAKILIANHSLFLSDLAFREKNGSGLLPDYTRVILDEAHHLEDVALEHMAENTSFSTLIKTMGKLHVEKGGVKGGKYPQLGERLRSLTRTPEIETLLKKIDIALPEAKNRLIRSAADAFDQLSDWLELQNKQQKGDAEGESKLRLLKHHLMGPDWKKGPEPAFRLFLESAKGYLAESQSTLSGVSCLTDERVRECTDGLVLDITSLIKRLTAAYETADGFIAESFAASEVRWVDAPFRKGIETMRIYRASLDIKERLEAVLFKAFPTVVLCSATLAANGGFQFLKGRLGIPTGKEPAKSPIESIYPSSFDFPRQALFLVPKDMPTPLEAGFLEKSSQFILKAVRSQPGGVFILSTSFAYLNKAYQRLKTALEKERYTVLKQGQLSKGELIRSFISSKRAVLFATDSFWEGVDIPDGILKLVVIAKLPFKVPDEPLVQAMAEKIHREGGDPFLQDSLPDAVVKFKQGFGRLIRRKTDKGCVICLDKRLFTKPYGKHFFNALPLAPRHFLPEEELIAEMKRFFFKRPSSN, encoded by the coding sequence ATGCCCTCGATCCGAGAAGCGAACAACATTCTTTTTGAAGAAGAGATGCTGGAGCTGCTCGGTTCCGAAGGACCCTTCTCCGTCGCCTACAAAAATTTTGAGGCGCGCGAGGAGCAGAAACAAATGCTTCTCGATGTCACCAAAGCGTTCAATGAGGCGAGAATAGCCCTTGTTGAAGCCGGCACAGGCACTGGAAAGAGCCTCGCCTATCTTCTGCCCGCCATCTTGTGGGCCATCAAAACTGGCGAGCGGGTCTTGATTGCCACCAAAACCATCAACTTGCAAGAACAGCTTTTCATCAAAGACATTCCTCTCATCAAAAGGGCTCTTGACATCGACTTCAAAGCTGTTTTAGTCAAGGGGATGGGCAACTATCTTTGCCTTAGAAGGCTCAAGGAATCGATGGAGGAGCTTCTTCTTTTTCCCGATGACACAGGCAAGGACCTTGTCAGGATCGAGGCGTGGAGCCACAGTACTTTGGACGGCACGAAAAAGGACCTGCCTCTCTATCCCTCACCGGATCTTTGGGAGAAGGTATCTGCCGAACGCGATGCCTGCAGCAAGGATAAATGCCCAAACTACAAAGACTGCTTTTTCTACAAGGCGCGAAAAGAGGCAATGGATGCGAAGATACTGATCGCCAACCATAGTCTGTTTCTCTCCGACTTAGCCTTCAGGGAAAAAAATGGATCGGGACTTCTGCCGGATTATACCCGGGTGATTTTAGACGAAGCGCATCATCTTGAAGATGTCGCTCTGGAGCATATGGCGGAGAACACCTCCTTTTCCACACTCATCAAAACGATGGGGAAGCTTCATGTCGAGAAGGGCGGTGTCAAAGGGGGGAAATATCCCCAGCTTGGAGAGAGGCTCAGGAGCCTCACCAGAACGCCTGAGATCGAGACCCTGCTGAAAAAGATCGATATCGCCCTTCCCGAGGCGAAAAATAGACTGATTCGCTCGGCCGCCGATGCGTTTGATCAGCTGAGTGATTGGCTGGAGCTGCAAAATAAACAGCAGAAAGGGGATGCTGAGGGCGAGAGTAAGCTGCGCCTGTTGAAGCACCACCTGATGGGGCCGGATTGGAAGAAGGGTCCTGAACCGGCTTTCCGCCTTTTCTTAGAGAGCGCCAAGGGCTATCTTGCCGAGTCGCAATCGACCCTCTCAGGCGTTAGCTGCCTCACGGACGAGCGTGTCCGCGAATGCACGGACGGGCTTGTCCTGGACATCACCAGCTTGATTAAGAGGCTCACGGCCGCTTACGAAACAGCGGACGGTTTTATCGCCGAGTCGTTCGCCGCGAGTGAGGTGCGATGGGTGGATGCTCCCTTCAGGAAGGGGATCGAGACGATGCGCATCTACCGGGCGTCGCTCGACATCAAAGAGCGGCTCGAGGCGGTGCTGTTCAAAGCGTTTCCAACGGTTGTCTTGTGCAGCGCCACATTAGCTGCCAATGGAGGCTTTCAGTTTTTGAAGGGGCGGCTTGGTATCCCGACGGGCAAAGAGCCTGCCAAAAGTCCTATCGAAAGCATCTACCCCTCGTCGTTTGATTTTCCACGCCAGGCCCTTTTTTTAGTGCCCAAGGATATGCCGACTCCGCTTGAAGCGGGATTTTTAGAAAAATCTTCCCAGTTTATTTTGAAAGCCGTGCGCTCTCAGCCGGGAGGGGTCTTCATCCTTTCCACTTCCTTTGCCTATTTAAATAAAGCCTATCAGCGGCTGAAGACTGCGCTTGAAAAAGAGCGCTACACAGTTTTGAAGCAGGGGCAACTGAGTAAGGGAGAGCTGATCCGCTCTTTTATCTCATCCAAGAGAGCCGTTTTATTTGCGACCGATTCTTTCTGGGAAGGGGTGGATATTCCGGATGGCATCTTAAAGCTGGTTGTCATCGCGAAGCTGCCATTTAAAGTGCCCGATGAGCCTCTCGTGCAGGCAATGGCTGAAAAGATCCATCGGGAGGGCGGAGATCCCTTTTTGCAAGACTCCCTGCCGGATGCTGTCGTCAAGTTCAAGCAAGGGTTCGGGCGGCTGATCCGCCGAAAAACCGATAAAGGGTGCGTGATCTGTCTCGACAAGCGTCTGTTCACCAAGCCCTATGGAAAACATTTTTTCAACGCTCTGCCGCTAGCCCCCCGCCACTTTCTGCCAGAAGAGGAGTTGATCGCCGAGATGAAGCGATTCTTCTTTAAGAGGCCGTCCTCAAACTAA
- the rpsT gene encoding 30S ribosomal protein S20 has product MAKDKAGDKKAPVRRPQAQKRDIQNKKRRLINKSFLSSLRTTLKQFAAAVEKGDKEAITASLKESYSMLDKGAKRGILKLNAASRKKSRLTAQASAKLA; this is encoded by the coding sequence ATGGCTAAAGATAAAGCAGGGGATAAAAAAGCTCCCGTGAGACGCCCCCAGGCCCAAAAGCGCGATATCCAAAACAAGAAAAGAAGGCTGATCAACAAGTCGTTCTTGTCTTCTCTCCGCACAACTTTGAAGCAATTTGCTGCAGCAGTTGAGAAAGGAGACAAAGAGGCTATCACAGCTTCCCTGAAAGAAAGCTACTCCATGCTGGATAAAGGAGCGAAGCGCGGTATCCTGAAGCTGAACGCAGCTTCAAGAAAAAAATCCCGCCTCACAGCCCAGGCATCTGCCAAGCTCGCATAA
- a CDS encoding RNA polymerase sigma factor, whose product MTKAPFKNAFTPQHQQKIDELVALSKEQGFITYEEINEILPMSFDSADEIDQVLIFLSGMDIQILNQSEVERQKERKKEAKELEGLPKRVEGAPDDPVRMYLKEMGSVPLLSREEEVEISKRIEKAQQQIERIIMRFRYSTYEAISIATFLLVGKERYDKCIAEKEVENKQEFIAKLPKLKELLKAEDVILDDLLNRLYGKDVKKSDTVKIAEDIEKCRIRTQAYLRLMHLRPNIIEDFGEVIMNSYDRFIDLEREIQELKPRAERNKFAHQKLEAAQRKLKKKELAAGRTIDEFKKDVRMLQRWMDKSQEAKREMVESNLRLVISIAKKYTNRGLSFLDLIQEGNMGLMKAVEKFEYRRGYKFSTYATWWIRQAVTRAIADQARTIRIPVHMIETINKVLRGAKKLMMETGREPSPEELANELGITPDRVREIYKIAQHPISLQAEVGDGGESQFGDFLEDTQADSPAEATGYSILKDKMNEVLETLTDREKKVLIQRFGLLDGKPKTLEEVGLEFNVTRERIRQIEAKALRKMRHPTRSKQLKAFLDLMEEE is encoded by the coding sequence ATGACAAAAGCACCATTTAAGAACGCTTTTACTCCCCAGCATCAGCAGAAGATTGATGAGCTGGTCGCCCTTTCTAAAGAGCAGGGATTCATCACATATGAGGAGATCAACGAAATCCTCCCGATGTCGTTTGACTCGGCCGATGAGATCGACCAGGTCCTCATCTTCCTGAGCGGAATGGATATTCAGATTCTCAACCAGTCTGAAGTCGAACGCCAGAAAGAGCGTAAGAAAGAAGCGAAAGAACTCGAAGGATTGCCCAAGAGAGTCGAAGGCGCACCCGACGATCCGGTCAGGATGTATCTTAAAGAAATGGGATCAGTGCCCCTTCTTTCTCGTGAAGAGGAAGTGGAAATATCCAAACGTATCGAAAAAGCGCAGCAGCAGATCGAAAGAATCATCATGCGCTTCCGCTACTCCACCTACGAGGCTATCTCGATCGCTACCTTTCTTCTTGTCGGCAAAGAGCGTTATGACAAGTGCATCGCCGAAAAAGAGGTCGAGAACAAGCAGGAGTTTATCGCCAAGCTGCCGAAGCTGAAAGAGCTTCTCAAGGCGGAAGATGTCATATTGGATGATCTTTTGAACCGTCTATACGGGAAAGATGTCAAAAAAAGCGATACGGTCAAAATCGCCGAAGATATTGAAAAGTGCCGCATCAGAACGCAGGCCTATCTCCGCCTGATGCACCTTCGCCCCAACATCATCGAAGATTTCGGCGAAGTGATCATGAATTCCTACGACCGCTTCATCGATTTGGAAAGAGAAATCCAGGAGCTTAAGCCGCGGGCCGAGCGCAATAAATTTGCTCACCAGAAGCTGGAAGCGGCACAGCGAAAGCTCAAGAAAAAAGAGCTGGCTGCCGGCAGGACGATCGACGAATTTAAAAAAGACGTCCGTATGCTTCAGCGCTGGATGGACAAGAGCCAGGAAGCTAAGCGCGAGATGGTCGAGTCCAACCTGCGTCTCGTGATCTCGATTGCCAAGAAATACACCAACAGGGGCCTCTCCTTCCTCGACCTGATTCAGGAAGGCAACATGGGCCTGATGAAGGCGGTTGAAAAGTTCGAATACCGCCGCGGCTATAAATTTTCGACCTACGCCACCTGGTGGATCCGTCAGGCGGTAACCCGGGCGATTGCCGACCAGGCACGAACGATCCGTATCCCTGTGCATATGATCGAAACGATCAACAAAGTGCTGCGGGGTGCGAAAAAACTGATGATGGAGACCGGCAGAGAACCCTCTCCTGAAGAGCTTGCCAACGAACTCGGGATCACACCCGACCGCGTCCGTGAAATCTATAAGATAGCCCAGCACCCCATATCCCTCCAGGCTGAGGTGGGCGACGGAGGCGAGAGCCAGTTCGGCGACTTCCTAGAAGACACGCAGGCTGACTCTCCGGCGGAAGCAACAGGATACTCCATCCTGAAAGATAAAATGAACGAAGTGCTCGAGACTTTGACAGACAGAGAAAAGAAAGTGCTTATCCAGCGTTTCGGATTGCTCGACGGCAAGCCCAAAACTCTGGAAGAGGTAGGCCTCGAATTCAACGTCACGAGGGAAAGGATCCGTCAGATCGAAGCCAAGGCTCTTCGCAAGATGCGCCACCCGACAAGGTCCAAGCAGCTTAAGGCCTTCTTAGACCTGATGGAAGAGGAATAA